The following proteins are co-located in the Xyrauchen texanus isolate HMW12.3.18 chromosome 43, RBS_HiC_50CHRs, whole genome shotgun sequence genome:
- the arr3a gene encoding arrestin 3a, retinal (X-arrestin), giving the protein MSDKVYKKTSGNGQLTLYLGKRDFVDHVDTVDHVDGVLKIDPADLGDRKVWIQLACAFRYGRDDLDVIGLSFRKDIWIQHIQLYPDAGHKPTLTNMHDTLLKKAGEQGHAFTFNIPTNLPCSVTLQPAEDDKGKACGVDFEVKAYLAKSADDPDEKVDKKDTCRLVIRKIQFAPDNTGSGQKAELCKSFMMSDKPVFLEASLEKDIYYHGDPIPIKVKVKNETNKVVKKIKITIDQTTDVVLYSADKYTKNVLCEEFGETVEANSNYEKSLTITPLLANNKEKRGLALDGRLKDEDTNLASTTIIRGGVDKEMLGILVSYKIKINLMVSGGGLLGGLTASDVTVELPLTLMHPKPKD; this is encoded by the exons CTCACTCTTTATCTGGGGAAGAGAGACTTTGTTGACCATGTTGACACTGTGGATCATGTTG ATGGTGTGTTGAAAATTGACCCTGCAGACCTGGGGGACAGAAAAG TCTGGATTCAGTTGGCATGTGCCTTCCGGTATGGTCGTGATGACCTTGACGTGATCGGGCTCTCCTTCAGAAAAGACATCTGGATTCAGCACATACAGTTGTATCCTGATGCAGGCCACAAACCCACCTTGACAAACATGCATGATACTCTCCTAAAGAAAGCTGGAGAGCAGGGTCATGCCTTCACTTTTAAT attccaACCAACCTCCCCTGCTCTGTCACCCTTCAACCTGCCGAAGATGACAAAGGAAAG GCTTGTGGTGTTGACTTTGAGGTCAAGGCTTACTTGGCCAAATCAGCTGATGACCCCGATGAGAAAGTTGACAAGAA GGATACATGCCGCCTTGTCATTCGTAAAATCCAGTTTGCTCCTGATAACACAGGATCGGGTCAGAAGGCAGAACTCTGTAAGAGCTTCATGATGTCTGATAAGCCTGTTTTTCTGGAGGCCTCTCTGGAAAAGGAT ATCTACTACCATGGCGATCCCATCCCTATTAAAGTGAAGGTCAAAAACGAGACCAACAAAGTTGTGAAGAAAATAAAGATTACAA TTGACCAAACCACAGATGTCGTTCTCTACTCAGCCGACAAATACACCAAGAATGTGCTGTGTGAAGAATTTGG GGAAACAGTAGAAGCCAATTCAAACTATGAAAAATCCCTCACAATCACTCCTTTGCTGGCAAACAACAAGGAGAAACGTGGCCTGGCGCTGGATGGCAGGCTAAAAGACGAGGACACCAATTTGGCCTCCACCACTAT AATAAGGGGAGGTGTGGATAAGGAGATGTTGGGAATCCTGGTGTCGTACAAGATCAAAATTAACCTAATGGTTTCGGGTGGAGG tctGTTGGGAGGACTGACAGCAAg TGATGTCACAGTAGAGCTGCCTCTGACCCTGATGCACCCTAAACCCAAAG ATTGA
- the LOC127636162 gene encoding solute carrier family 35 member F4 has product MNKLSAKISPASGPLPVTLHLPTPSGNKDLQTGNTLAQNVFQDEPDTKQPSKRCCARCPFRALWRVSCGIILGACMAVSWAWGTHSAKETLTRHPTPFFIIWFCSIWNILFFPLYYLCHLLTEKQKQSPTTELRKCSRFLGEDLTVRVLLRVAAPFSVLWSLSGYLYLLALSRISKVDISAILCCSQAFIFLLSWIGLKDRFMGVRIVAAILSITGIVMMAYADGFHSDSITGVALGVGSASTSAFFKVLFRKCVGNVQPGPASVLLSCVGLCSFVLHSWVCVLLYFTHVEYWTPSQHIPWDKLCVMASLLLVFNVLVNLGRMFTYPILISLGILLTIPASAAVDTFLTVSLQISYVRVAAASIISAGYLMLQLPENWDESSLRWLSKLWHGNWREDSIVGEETVVDPGGTARVKPKPAVVAFT; this is encoded by the exons ATGAACAAACTCTCAGCCAAGATATCTCCTGCCTCCGGACCCTTACCTGTCACACTCCATCTGCCCACTCCATCAGGTAAT AAGGATCTTCAGACAGGAAATACCTTAGCCCAAAATGTATTTCAGGATGAACCGGATACAAAACAACCCTCAAAACGCTGCTGCGCTCGATGCCCTTTCCGTGCTCTATGGAGAGTGTCATGTGGGATCATTTTAGGGGCTTGTATGGCCGTGTCCTGGGCATGGGGTACTCACAGTGCTAAAGAGACTCTGACAAGACATCCAACCCCATTCTTCATCATTTGGTTCTGTAGCATCTGGAATATTCTCTTTTTTCCACTCTACTATCTGTGTCATCTActcacagagaaacagaaacagtCGCCAACCACTGAGTTAAG AAAGTGTAGCCGGTTCCTTGGTGAAGATTTGACTGTGAGGGTGCTTCTGAGAGTAGCAGCTCCATTCTCTGTGCTTTGGAGTTTATCTGGATACTTGTACTTGCTGGCACTTTCCCGCATCTCTAAAGTAGATATAAGTGCCATTCTCTGCTGCAGTCAGGCTTTTATTTTCCTGCTTTCATGGATCGGACTCAAGGATCGCTTCATGGGTGTCAGA ATAGTGGCTGCCATCCTCTCCATCACTGGCATTGTTATGATGGCTTATGCGGATGGTTTCCATAGCGACTCGATCACAGGAGTGGCATTGGGAGTTGGCTCAGCTTCAACCTCTGCTTTTTTCAAG GTGCTTTTCAGAAAGTGTGTAGGGAATGTCCAGCCAGGCCCTGCCAGTGTGTTGCTATCCTGTGTGGGTCTGTGTAGCTTTGTTCTACACTCCTGGGTGTGTGTATTGCTTTATTTCACTCATGTGGAATACTGGACTCCTTCTCAACACATTCCCTGGGATAAACTCTGTGTCATGGCTTCTCTACTGCTTG TCTTCAATGTACTGGTCAATTTGGGAAGAATGTTTACATATCCCATTTTAATTTCATTGGGAATTCTCTTGACCATTCCAGCAAGTGCAG CTGTAGATACATTTTTGACTGTATCTTTGCAAATCAGCTATGTGCGAGTGGCAGCAGCCAGCATCATTTCAGCAGGATATCTCATGCTTCAGCTCCCAGAGAACTGGGACGAGAGCAGTCTGCGCTGGCTCAGCAAACTGTGGCATGGAAACTGGAGAGAGGACAGTATAGTTGGAGAGGAGACTGTGGTGGACCCTGGCGGCACTGCACGAGTAAAACCAAAACCAGCTGTAGTGGCATTCACCTAA